A single genomic interval of Alligator mississippiensis isolate rAllMis1 chromosome 15, rAllMis1, whole genome shotgun sequence harbors:
- the LOC132245513 gene encoding natural killer cell receptor 2B4-like isoform X1, whose product MKGALGPLLLSLLLLLQAGGCQEVKVMAAVGEMVHLQPKTWPLSWVAINWKVKLHLEGYWILRHDQNRTSASPLLPFADRVSFHPGNLSLQINSVTEKESGLYTMDLKLGDGSGITRNFQLFVLDRVQQPNIKASTSQEHGQCYLTLSCLVPKAAWVTYSWSQGVSSSPAPEDRWLQEHQADLQLEITKSSSNTFYHCNVSNAISWGMATIDVEPLCNYTANTPDPASSLSYCQAKGLILLLVLGVLITGTVAVHIMPGKLPKQD is encoded by the exons ATGAAGGGGGCTCTCggacccctcctgctctccctccttctgctcctccaAGCTGGAG GTTGTCAAGAAGTAAAAGTGATGGCTGCTGTTGGGGAGATGGTTCACCTGCAGCCCAAGACATGGCCATTGTCCTGGGTGGCAATCAACTGGAAAGTGAAACTGCATTTAGAAGGCTACTGGATCCTCAGACACGATCAGAACAGGACCTCGGCCAGTCCATTACTGCCCTTTGCTGACAGAGTCTCTTTTCACCCTGGGAATCTCTCGCTGCAGATTAACTCGGTCACGGAGAAAGAAAGTGGCCTCTACACCATGGACCTGAAGCTGGGGGATGGCTCTGGAATCACCAGGAATTTTCAGCTGTTTGTGCTGG ACCGTGTCCAGCAGCCCAACATCAAGGCATCTACTTCCCAGGAACATGGACAATGCTACCTTACCCTGTCCTGCTTGGTGCCCAAAGCTGCCTGGGTCACCTACAGCTGGTCTCAAGGCGTAtcttccagcccagccccagaggaccGTTGGCTCCAAGAGCATCAAGCTGATCTGCAGCTGGAGATCactaaaagcagcagcaacaccttCTATCACTGCAATGTCAGCAATGCCATCAGCTGGGGCATGGCCACCATCGATGTCGAACCACTGTGCAACTACACAG CaaacacgcctgacccggcctcATCGCTGTCCTACTGCCAGGCCAAGGGGCTCATCCTGCtgttggtgctgggggtgctgatCACCGGGACCGTGGCGGTGCACATCATGCCTGGCAAGCTGCCGAAACAGGACTGA
- the LOC132245873 gene encoding T-lymphocyte surface antigen Ly-9-like: MAAVGETVRLQPKTWPSSLVAINWKVKLGSQTYWILGHNQNRTSASPFLPFADRVSFHPGNLSLQINLVTEKESGLYTMDLKLGDGSGITNNFRLFVLGHVRQPKIKASTSQECGWCYLTLSCLVPKAAWVTYSWSRGVSSSPAPEDHWLQQHQADLQLEISKSSNTFYHCNVSNAISWGMATIDVEPLCNYTGWSGAGTEAPTTEVVRTPEAALTELVGTPGETVTFPLEIPAGETLDTAAWTIGTENLAMAIAGDPLSVVVSDRSYRGRLRVPNDSLSLHITDLRLEDAGTYTAQVNTDKSQFTRLFTLHIYERLPEPMIHCNAQSCVNGSCNMTLSCTIPNGGNKVTYSWSTPQPLRMFSQGSIVIITHPDLLINVTCTVQNPASSSSTMASVKALCAVPATMPAQASSLSYCQAKGLILLLVLGALITGTVAVHIMAASWLSYCQTKGFVLLLVLAVLITSTVAVHIMAGKQPKQD; the protein is encoded by the exons ATGGCTGCTGTTGGGGAGACGGTTCGGCTGCAGCCCAAGACATGGCCGTCATCCTTGGTGGCAATCAACTGGAAAGTGAAACTTGGTTCACAGACCTACTGGATCCTCGGACATAATCAGAACAGGACCTCGGCCAGTCCGTTTCTGCCCTTTGCTGACAGAGTCTCTTTCCACCCTGGCAATCTCTCGCTGCAGATTAACTTGGTCACGGAGAAAGAAAGTGGCCTCTACACCATGGACCTGAAGCTGGGGGATGGCTCTGGAATCACCAATAATTTTCGGCTGTTTGTGCTTG GCCATGTGCGGCAGCCCAAGATCAAGGCATCTACTTCCCAGGAGTGTGGATGGTGCTACCTTACCCTGTCCTGCTTGGTGCCCAAAGCTGCCTGGGTCACCTACAGCTGGTCTCGAGGCGTAtcttccagcccagccccagaggatcATTGGCTCCAACAGCATCAAGCCGATCTGCAGCTGGAGATCAGTAAAAGCAGCAACACCTTCTATCACTGCAATGTCAGCAATGCCATCAGCTGGGGCATGGCCACCATCGATGTTGAACCGCTGTGCAACTACACAG GatggtctggagcaggcacagaagcCCCCACAACAGAGGTGGTCAGGACCCCAGAGGCCGCCCTAACAGAGCTGGTCGGGACCCCAGGGGAGACGGTCACGTTTCCTCTCGAGATCCCAGCAGGGGAGACATTAGATACTGCTGCCTGGACGATTGGCACAGAGAATCTAGCAATGGCGATAGCAGGAGACCCCCTGAGTGTCGTTGTGTCAGACAGAAGCTATAGGGGCCGCCTGCGTGTCCCCAATGACAGCCTCTCACTGCATATCACTGACCTGAGGCTGGAGGATGCGGGGACCTACACAGCTCAAGTCAACACAGATAAAAGCCAATTCACCAGGCTTTTCACGCTGCACATCTATG agcgGCTGCCAGAGCCCATGATTCACTGcaatgcccagagctgtgtgaatGGGTCCTGTAACATGACCCTGAGCTGCACCATCCCCAATGGAGGCAACAAGGTGACGTACAGCTGGagcaccccacagcccctccgTATGTTCAGTCAAGGATCCATTGTGATCATTACTCACCCAGATCTTCTGATAAACGTCACGTGCACAGTGCAGAACCccgccagcagcagctccacgaTGGCCTCTGTCAAGGCCCTTTGTGCAG TTCCAGCAACCATGCCTGCCCAGGCCTCATCACTctcctactgccaggccaagGGGCTCATCTTGCTGTTGGTGCTGGGGGCGCTGATCACCGGGACCGTGGCAGTGCACATCATGGCTG CCTCCTGGCTGTCCTACTGCCAGACCAAAGGGTTcgtcctgctgctggtgctggcagtGCTGATCACCAGTACTGTGGCAGTGCACATCATGGCTGGAAAGCAGCCAAAACAGGACTGA
- the LOC132245513 gene encoding natural killer cell receptor 2B4-like isoform X2 — MDLKLGDGSGITRNFQLFVLDRVQQPNIKASTSQEHGQCYLTLSCLVPKAAWVTYSWSQGVSSSPAPEDRWLQEHQADLQLEITKSSSNTFYHCNVSNAISWGMATIDVEPLCNYTANTPDPASSLSYCQAKGLILLLVLGVLITGTVAVHIMPGKLPKQD, encoded by the exons ATGGACCTGAAGCTGGGGGATGGCTCTGGAATCACCAGGAATTTTCAGCTGTTTGTGCTGG ACCGTGTCCAGCAGCCCAACATCAAGGCATCTACTTCCCAGGAACATGGACAATGCTACCTTACCCTGTCCTGCTTGGTGCCCAAAGCTGCCTGGGTCACCTACAGCTGGTCTCAAGGCGTAtcttccagcccagccccagaggaccGTTGGCTCCAAGAGCATCAAGCTGATCTGCAGCTGGAGATCactaaaagcagcagcaacaccttCTATCACTGCAATGTCAGCAATGCCATCAGCTGGGGCATGGCCACCATCGATGTCGAACCACTGTGCAACTACACAG CaaacacgcctgacccggcctcATCGCTGTCCTACTGCCAGGCCAAGGGGCTCATCCTGCtgttggtgctgggggtgctgatCACCGGGACCGTGGCGGTGCACATCATGCCTGGCAAGCTGCCGAAACAGGACTGA